The proteins below are encoded in one region of Silene latifolia isolate original U9 population chromosome 2, ASM4854445v1, whole genome shotgun sequence:
- the LOC141640891 gene encoding uncharacterized protein LOC141640891 codes for MNFDDPNFLKDLQKALKNLQEHDPKWQPRRERVIDEFKMSELPEFTGGMDPESYLEWERQIDRMFNFKGLDDEQCCKYAILKLRNGASLWYESLKTRRVRAGKAKITSWHVLKLKLRKRYVPATHRLTTYRKITDLTQGRLSVLEYINEFTNLALMGDLVEDEDIRMARFLRGLNRNIAHVVELQNYSDFDTLCSMCLKVEAQGKTKVATTYGENSRTWKNENNSRTSTTGNTTDPKATPTSSAAIKPPASKENSYTQIRCFKCQGFGHFKNACPNQRTITLREAVECRDELFEEEERTEGIFNLEGDEEEAPAGNAEDYVAPSYDCNLVLRTLQAQTSPIETEQQSQIFHTKCQVKDKWCSLIIDGGICTNVASTEMVEKLKLPTIPRPKPYALHWLDDENKEKITKQVRVALTMGSYNDDILCDVVPMDAYHVLLGRPWQYDRDVVHRGRSNEYELVSKGKRIVLKPMAPGKVRSMSAKRGTTTSMTMLASEKEVDEAIINGNQVYLMVGNETPSNESKDGRLTSLLEEFKDVFPEELPAGLPPIRGIEHQIDLLPGAPLPNKAAYRCNPMETKELQRQIEELMERGYVRESMSPCAVPTLLVPKKDGTWRMCIDSRAVNNITIKYRFPIPRLDDMLDELHGAEIFSKVDLRSGYHQIRMREGDEWKTAFKTKHGLYEWTVMPFGLTNAPSTFMRLINEILKPFLGRFVVVYLDDILIYSRSKDDHFQHLRKVFNTLREQQLYGKKEKCSFLVESVIFLGYRVSKEGVSVDQSKIEAIKSWPVPKNVTEVRSFHGLASFYRRFIRDFSTIASPITECTKKGTFVWTQCSTGIRDDYPKTL; via the coding sequence ATGAACTTCGACGAtcccaactttctcaaggatcttcaaaaggcccTAAAGAATTTACAAGAACACGATCCCAAATGGCAGCCAAGACGTGAACGAGTCATTGACGAGTTCAAAATgagtgaactacccgagttcacAGGAGGCATGGATCCCGAGTCTTACCTTGAATGGGAAAGACAAATAGATCGGATGTTTAATTTTAAGGGACTCGATGATGAACAGTGCTGCAAGTACGCCATTTTGAAATTAAGAAATGGGGCTTCATTATGGTATGAAAGCCTTAAGACCAGAAGAGTTCGAGCCGGAAAGGCAAAGATAACATCATGGCACGTGCTTAAACTCAAATTACGGAAAAGATATGTACCCGCCACACATAGGCTCACAACCTATCGTAAGATCACCGATCTTACCCAAGGAAGGCTAAGTGTCCTGGAATACATTAACGAATTTACAAACCTAGCCTTGATGGGAGACTTGGTGGAGGATGAGGACATAAGAATGGCGCGATTCCTACGAGGTCTAAACCGCAACATCGCCCATGTTGTCGAGTTACAGAATTACTCAGATTTCGATACCTTGTGTAGTATGTGTCTCAAAGTGGAGGCACAAGGAAAGACGAAGGTAGCAACCACCTATGGTGAGAATAGCCGGACTTGGAAAAATGAGAACAACTCAAGGACAAGCACCACGGGAAATACTACTGATCCCAAGGCGACTCCTACCTCCAGTGCTGCTATCAAACCGCCCGCCTCAAAGGAGAATAGCTACACGCAGATTAGGTGTTTTAAATGTCAAGGGTTTGGACATTTCAAAAATGCGTGCCCGAATCAACGAACCATCACACTAAGAGAGGCCGTGGAATGTCGTGATGAGCTGTTCGAAGAGGAGGAAAGAACTGAGGGTATTTTTAATTTAGAAGGAGATGAGGAAGAGGCACCCGCCGGGAACGCCGAAGATTACGTCGCTCCTAGTTATGATTGCAATTTGGTTCTCCGAACCCTGCAAGCTCAAACGTCGCCCATTGAAACGGAGCAACAAAGTCAAATATTCCACACCAAATGCCAAGTGAAGGACAAATGGTGTAGCCTAATCATTGACGGAGGCATTTGCACCAACGTGGCCTCAACAGAAATGGTGGAGAAATTAAAACTACCCACGATCCCTCGCCCAAAACCATACGCCCTGCACTGGTTGGATGACGAGAATAAGGAGAAAATCACTAAGCAAGTGAGGGTGGCACTGACCATGGGATCTTACAACGACGACATCCTATGCGATGTTGTACCAATGGATGCATATCATGTCCTATTAGGACGACCTTGGCAGTATGACCGGGATGTGGTGCATCGCGGTCGAAGCAACGAGTACGAGTTGGTAAGTAAGGGAAAAAGAATTGTCTTAAAACCAATGGCGCCAGGTAAAGTACGTTCTATGAGTGCCAAGCGTGGGACGACCACTAGCATGACCATGCTTGCTAGTGAGAAAGAGGTGGACGAGGCCATTATCAATGGCAACCAGGTTTACCTAATGGTGGGCAATGAGACTCCTAGCAACGAAAGTAAGGATGGACGATTAACCTCGCTCTTGGAAGAATTCAAGGATGTTTTCCCCGAAGAATTACCCGCTGGGTTACCACCTATTCGTGGGATCGAACACCAAATCGACCTCCTGCCCGGAGCTCCTTTGCCAAACAAAGCTGCCTATCGGTGCAATCCGATGGAGACCAAGGAGTTACAGCGGCAAATCGAAGAGCTAATGGAACGAGGCTATGTACGCGAAAGCATGAGTCCATGTGCCGTCCCTACACTACTTGTTCCAAAGAAGGATGGGACGTGGCGAATGTGCATCGATAGCCGAGCCGTGAACAACATCACTATCAAGTATCGGTTTCCAATTCCGAGGCTTGATGATATGCTCGACGAGTTACATGGAGCCGAGATCTTCTCTAAAGTTGATttgaggagtggttatcaccAAATTCGCATGAGAGAAGGGGACGAGTGGAAAACGGCGTTTAAAACTAAGCATGGCTTATACGAGTGGACGGTTATGCCATTCGGCTTGACAAACGCTCCAAGCACCTTTATGCGACTCATTAACGAAATACTCAAGCCTTTCCTAGGCAGATTTGTAGTCGTTTACTTGGACGACATCTTGATCTACAGTCGGAGCAAGGATGATCACTTCCAACATCTTCGTAAGGTGTTCAACACACTTCGGGAGCAACAACTCTATGGTAAGAAGGAGAAGTGCTCGTTCTTAGTCGAGAGCGTTATCTTTCTTGGATACCGGGTTTCTAAGGAAGGGGTCTCCGTCGATCAATCCAAGATTGAGGCAATCAAATCGTGGCCTGTTCCGAAAAATGTCACAGAAGTCCGATCCTTTCACGGACTTGCTTCATTCTATCGGAGGTTCATTCGGGATTTCAGCACCATCGCTAGCCCTATCACTGAATGTACAAAGAAAGGAACTTTCGTATGGACTCAGTGCTCAACAGGCATTCGAGACGATTATCCAAAAACTTTGTGA